In Microbulbifer celer, a single window of DNA contains:
- a CDS encoding TonB-dependent receptor, translated as MMSLTKRGFRPALLSVAIAASATSVGVMAQDEGSTQLEELTVTGFRKSVMDSIDTKRDAKAVVEAISAEDIGKLPDSSIAEAISRLPGLATQRLDGRASRVTIRGFGENESATTFNGREQVSISDNRGVEFDLYPSEIMSGVTVYKTPQANIEAEGIAGVIDMQTVKPLERGERVIQFNGQLEQTSFDKLNPDGEDQGHRGTFSYIDQFADDTIGVAFAYNTMSSPNQEERWNTWGYPEFEVDGENYSILGGAKPFVRSSVLERDSAMLVVELQPNDKLHTTFDALYVDFNDEKILRGIEIPFAWGQGNLSADLSGADPSTGFLTSASTEGQRVVVRNDLETRAAEMTSFGFNTKYDFSDTLQLEFDASHSAVERDIWSFESYSGTGRGDNEGIADNLTYTFDGGNTGAKFTHGLDYSDFGLIQLGGPLSWGASTALNEKYGQVEGDDYYNAAQDGFLNTPSIDDELTTIKLAAKQLVELGVVEEISYGVSYRDREKTKQSGGYYMTLANFDGESAGMLEVPEEYRLGSASLDFIGMGDMVAYNAKGLLNDGYYDLLDESLTGIGHLTKSYSVSEAVTAAFVQADFATEVAGLPLSGNAGLRYVYTEQESEGYAGQVIDDLVVATPTSLSHDYGRLLPSLNLALEIDEQQTLRFGAAKTFSRARMDEMNASLEVNYNQTPDENGNHWNISGGNPTLEPKEAVGVDLSYENYFSDEGYFSVALFWKDLSNWHFDDNYNVDLVGVADPNTGEVPANSSATAYGKINAGGGTLQGYELSATLPFNLFSESLDGFGLIASHTGVSSDVEDQNGNEYELPGLSDSIQSMTVYYDNHGFSARTSVRKRSDFKGEVYGLGFNTEQVDVLGETIVDAQIGYDFADAGIGGLEGLSVYLQGVNLTDEPFTTLSGDNELQVRDYQSYGKTYLLGFSYEL; from the coding sequence ATGATGAGTCTGACTAAAAGAGGTTTTCGGCCAGCACTGCTGTCCGTCGCTATTGCTGCATCCGCTACATCCGTTGGTGTGATGGCCCAGGACGAAGGCAGCACCCAGCTGGAAGAGCTGACCGTAACCGGTTTCCGCAAGAGTGTGATGGACTCCATCGACACCAAGCGCGATGCCAAGGCGGTTGTTGAAGCCATTTCCGCCGAAGATATCGGCAAACTGCCCGACTCCTCCATCGCTGAAGCCATCTCCCGCCTGCCGGGCCTGGCTACCCAGCGTCTGGACGGTCGCGCCAGCCGCGTCACCATTCGCGGCTTCGGTGAAAACGAAAGTGCCACCACCTTCAACGGCCGTGAACAGGTATCCATCTCCGACAACCGCGGGGTGGAGTTCGACCTGTACCCTTCCGAGATCATGAGCGGTGTGACCGTCTACAAAACCCCGCAGGCCAACATCGAGGCCGAAGGTATTGCGGGCGTAATCGACATGCAGACCGTCAAGCCCCTGGAGCGCGGCGAGCGCGTAATCCAGTTCAATGGCCAGCTGGAGCAGACCAGCTTCGACAAGCTGAACCCGGACGGTGAAGACCAGGGCCATCGCGGCACCTTCTCCTATATCGACCAGTTTGCCGACGATACCATCGGTGTGGCCTTCGCTTACAACACCATGAGCTCTCCGAACCAGGAAGAGCGCTGGAACACCTGGGGTTACCCGGAGTTTGAAGTCGACGGTGAGAACTACTCCATTCTCGGTGGCGCCAAGCCGTTTGTGCGCTCCTCCGTGCTCGAGCGCGATAGCGCCATGCTGGTGGTTGAACTGCAGCCGAACGACAAACTGCACACCACCTTCGATGCCCTGTATGTCGACTTCAACGATGAAAAAATTCTGCGCGGTATCGAAATTCCTTTTGCCTGGGGTCAGGGCAATCTGTCCGCAGACCTGTCTGGTGCGGATCCTTCAACCGGCTTCCTGACCAGCGCTTCCACCGAAGGCCAGCGCGTTGTGGTACGTAACGACCTGGAAACCCGCGCCGCGGAAATGACCTCCTTCGGCTTCAACACCAAGTACGATTTCAGTGACACCCTGCAGCTGGAGTTTGATGCCAGCCACTCCGCCGTAGAACGCGATATCTGGAGCTTCGAAAGCTACTCCGGTACCGGCCGCGGTGACAATGAAGGTATTGCAGACAACCTGACCTACACCTTCGACGGCGGCAATACCGGCGCCAAATTCACCCACGGCCTGGATTACAGTGACTTCGGTCTTATCCAGTTGGGTGGACCGTTGTCCTGGGGTGCGAGTACGGCCTTGAATGAGAAGTACGGCCAAGTAGAAGGCGACGACTACTACAATGCCGCGCAAGATGGATTCCTGAATACCCCTTCGATTGATGACGAGCTCACCACCATCAAACTGGCGGCAAAGCAGCTGGTAGAGCTGGGTGTAGTGGAAGAGATCAGTTACGGCGTATCTTACCGCGACCGTGAAAAGACCAAACAGTCCGGCGGCTACTACATGACTCTGGCCAACTTCGATGGCGAGTCTGCGGGCATGCTGGAAGTGCCGGAAGAATATCGCCTGGGCAGCGCCTCCCTCGACTTTATCGGCATGGGCGACATGGTCGCATACAATGCCAAGGGACTGCTGAACGACGGCTACTACGACCTGCTGGATGAATCCCTCACCGGTATTGGGCACCTGACCAAATCCTACTCCGTGAGTGAGGCGGTCACCGCAGCGTTCGTACAGGCGGACTTCGCTACCGAAGTGGCTGGCCTGCCGCTTTCTGGTAACGCCGGCCTGCGCTACGTATACACCGAACAGGAATCCGAGGGTTACGCCGGACAGGTTATCGACGACCTGGTGGTCGCTACGCCCACAAGTCTGAGTCACGACTACGGTCGCCTGCTGCCAAGCCTGAACCTGGCGCTGGAAATTGACGAGCAGCAGACCCTGCGTTTCGGTGCCGCCAAAACCTTCTCCCGCGCGCGCATGGACGAAATGAATGCGTCTCTGGAAGTGAATTACAACCAGACTCCCGACGAAAACGGCAACCACTGGAACATCAGCGGTGGTAACCCGACGCTGGAACCGAAAGAAGCGGTAGGTGTAGACCTTTCCTACGAGAACTACTTCAGCGATGAAGGTTACTTCTCTGTGGCGCTGTTCTGGAAAGACCTGAGTAACTGGCACTTCGATGACAACTACAATGTTGACCTCGTCGGTGTAGCCGATCCGAATACCGGTGAAGTGCCCGCGAACTCTTCCGCGACTGCGTACGGTAAGATCAATGCCGGCGGCGGTACCCTGCAAGGTTACGAGCTGTCCGCTACTCTGCCGTTCAACCTGTTCAGTGAAAGCCTCGACGGCTTTGGCCTGATTGCCAGCCACACCGGCGTCAGCTCCGATGTCGAAGACCAGAACGGCAACGAGTACGAGCTGCCGGGCCTGTCTGACAGCATCCAGAGCATGACCGTCTACTACGACAACCACGGCTTCTCTGCCCGCACCAGTGTGCGCAAGCGCTCTGACTTCAAGGGTGAGGTTTACGGCCTCGGCTTCAACACCGAACAGGTCGACGTGCTGGGTGAAACCATCGTCGATGCGCAGATCGGTTATGACTTTGCCGACGCGGGTATCGGCGGCCTCGAGGGGCTGTCTGTTTACCTGCAGGGCGTCAACCTGACCGATGAGCCGTTCACTACCCTGAGTGGTGACAATGAGCTCCAGGTACGCGACTACCAGAGCTACGGCAAAACCTATCTGCTGGGCTTCAGTTACGAGCTGTAA
- the glk gene encoding glucokinase encodes MTRIVADIGGTNARFAVAHPRDGGYRLEHIQVVNCAKYPDFYSALGQWVETLEERPRAACIAVAGPVEATPQGGRVTMTNLGWDIRAEKLCSDLGLDRARVVNDFAALALSLPRLTGEDKWALRDVPPQHNGCMAVLGPGTGLGVAAIIHEAGRYRVVPGEGGHANLSAGSERELELLQILARTQLPVYNEYVLSGGGLVNLYRAVCALHGRQPEELTPPDVSGRGLDGSDPLCRETLIDFLNFLGSAAGDAALYYVARGGIFLGGGVLPRIESLLPESEFEQRFVTKGRLGDWLQGVRVEVLKAGYPALIGAAAWLEY; translated from the coding sequence ATGACCAGAATCGTTGCGGATATCGGCGGTACCAACGCCCGTTTCGCCGTTGCCCACCCGCGCGACGGGGGCTACCGTCTCGAGCATATTCAGGTGGTGAACTGCGCCAAATATCCGGATTTCTATTCTGCGCTCGGGCAGTGGGTCGAAACTCTGGAAGAGCGTCCGCGCGCGGCCTGTATTGCCGTCGCCGGGCCGGTAGAGGCGACCCCGCAGGGGGGGCGTGTGACCATGACCAACCTCGGGTGGGATATTCGCGCGGAAAAGTTGTGCTCTGACCTGGGGCTGGATCGGGCGCGGGTGGTGAACGACTTTGCCGCCCTGGCGCTGTCACTGCCGCGGCTTACCGGAGAGGACAAGTGGGCCCTGCGGGATGTGCCGCCCCAGCACAACGGCTGTATGGCGGTGCTCGGCCCGGGCACCGGTCTCGGTGTGGCGGCGATCATTCACGAAGCCGGCCGTTACCGCGTGGTGCCGGGGGAGGGCGGGCACGCCAATCTTTCCGCCGGCAGTGAGCGCGAGTTGGAGCTGCTGCAGATTCTCGCCCGCACCCAGCTACCGGTCTATAACGAGTACGTGCTGAGTGGTGGCGGCCTGGTCAACCTGTACCGGGCAGTCTGTGCCCTGCACGGCCGTCAGCCGGAAGAACTCACGCCGCCGGATGTCAGCGGTCGCGGCCTCGACGGTAGCGATCCCCTGTGCCGTGAGACGCTGATCGACTTTCTCAATTTCCTCGGCAGTGCCGCCGGCGATGCGGCGCTCTACTATGTGGCCCGCGGCGGAATCTTCCTCGGCGGCGGCGTACTGCCCCGTATCGAATCCCTGCTGCCGGAAAGTGAGTTCGAGCAGCGCTTTGTCACCAAAGGCCGCCTAGGCGACTGGCTGCAGGGCGTACGGGTAGAGGTGCTGAAGGCCGGTTACCCTGCGCTGATCGGCGCTGCCGCCTGGCTCGAATACTGA